A genomic region of Macaca mulatta isolate MMU2019108-1 chromosome 5, T2T-MMU8v2.0, whole genome shotgun sequence contains the following coding sequences:
- the LOC100426485 gene encoding LOW QUALITY PROTEIN: uncharacterized protein encoded by LINC01587-like (The sequence of the model RefSeq protein was modified relative to this genomic sequence to represent the inferred CDS: inserted 2 bases in 1 codon), giving the protein MTTHTKKTEIRKTKTSWEAVDQLPMDTQKQIHKTHNSKNQFLTNFFXLSVEFGQEGTCKNFYLLLSTGCYGQKSRRADLGTADAADKTEPECFAASWNFDPNPSATVSSAHSTGMHQ; this is encoded by the exons ATGACAACCCACACAAAAAAGACAgagataagaaaaacaaagacttCCTGGGAGGCTGTGGATCAATTACCAATGGACACCCAGAAGCAAATTCACAAGACTCACAattcaaagaaccaatttttaacaaatttttt CCTGTCAGTTGAATTTGGGCAGGAAGGAACATGCAAAAATTTTTACCTTCTTCTTTCAACTGGATGCTACGGACAGAAATCCAGGAGAGCTGACC TAGGAACTGCAGACGCTGCAGATAAAACAGAGCCAGAATGCTTTGCTGCCAGCTGGAACTTTGACCCAAACCCCAGTGCGACAGTCTC